A stretch of Linepithema humile isolate Giens D197 chromosome 3, Lhum_UNIL_v1.0, whole genome shotgun sequence DNA encodes these proteins:
- the LOC105671544 gene encoding isthmin, translating into MTTLRIICLAATFFPVFGVSHGYKFMVENFQTDYISNRNFFSTKKDTNLEENSSLKKNTDSEENGEATFISYSNGFKDDFLFKNDFKNILSRNRIKRSNDQFNQSLESLLKTLAESLANNSTVDNIVVLNESNFLNIHDDEDRCQTWLDKREKIEAIFPGSINDLPSCPCRYPNDIVYENMLWDKKRRMKFRWRDASSDLQRLKVYKPGAAYCLRSFPSASNSGAQHCCYDQNRKLLTRGSGAGTPYVVSPDVSYILHDKIDLTPWRLCKGDFTRYNKARVPNNDNNCKINPKEEVYQLQVEKAKDF; encoded by the exons ATGACAACGTTGCGCATTATTTGTCTTGCCGCAACATTTTTCCCGGTTTTCGGAGTTTCGCACGGTTACAAATTTATGGTAGAGAATTTTCAA ACGGATTATATAagcaatagaaattttttctcaacgaAAAAGGACACGAACTTGGAAGAAAACTcgagtttgaaaaaaaacactGACTCGGAAGAGAATGGAGAAGCTACATTTATTAGCTACTCTAACGGTTTCAAAGACGATTTCCTATTCAAAAACGATTTCAAGAATATACTTTCTCGAAATCGCATAAAGAGAAGCAATGACCAGTTTAATCAAAGTTTGGAATCTCTTTTGAAAACATTAGCCGAGTCATTGGCAAACAATTCCACAGTGGACAATATTGTCGTATTGAATGagtcgaattttttaaatatacatgatGATGAAGACCGTTGTCAAACGTGGCTAGACAAAAGGGAGAAAATAGAAGCTATTTTTCCAG GATCTATCAATGATTTGCCCTCGTGTCCCTGTCGATATCCCAACGACATCGTTTACGAGAACATGCTTTGGGACAAGAAGCGACGGATGAAATTTCGGTGGCGCGATGCGAGCAGTGACTTACAACGGCTCAAGGTTTACAAACCCGGAGCCGCTTATTGTCTGCGATCTTTTCCGAGTGCCTCAAATTCTGGGGCGCAACATTGCTGCTACGATCAGAATAGAAAACTGTTGACCCGCGGCTCCGGCGCGGGTACCCCATACGTCGTCAGTCCGGATGTATCGTATATATTGCACGATAAAATTGACTTAACACCTTGGCGACTCTGCAAGGGTGATTTTACTAG atacaACAAAGCAAGAGTACCAAATAATGACAATAACTGCAAAATAAATCCAAAGGAGGAAGTGTATCAACTTCAAGTAGAGAAAgcgaaagatttttaa
- the LOC105671539 gene encoding bone morphogenetic protein 2-like has product MTVMTKSVPSYSLVLLFLLTSLNDVDAYPRSDPAGDRDGLGFADLWPFAQLAEGNDLAPRREEVLQKMQEILGIRSQSENLAHRKVPPQFMMELYNTIADPSGVTRGRNPYNARVVRSFVERDTSLSQFYFFNISGLEINESVLEAELHLYRKKTPSRNGRPLTITSPYYLIRVYQVLDDRSLDAPDLHRLLNVRYVGAHASGWQVFNVKEAVLGWVSGEPNLGLLVTASNLFEDEASVEFSRRNDYHHSKQPILVLFDDDSSDRSPAADVAPRYYAYEKQDDEENPKDELAYEKSAKSEKIDLENDYGRAEHYRRHKRQRDGGQSEEVLLTDRRESEFFQRQKRRREGDGEAARHDDSQGQRRRRDAASSRKRAGRIVSEDRTRFPRVLTSMDVYERAMLREKLGQTARDRSGRPSGARQRDRLARSVSNENATEQKNATQECTRHELYVDFRDIGLSSSIIAPAGYSAYQCKGVCEPPLSQDQRPTNHATIQATVHKMGLVKGVGRPCCVPTKLLSTSILFYDDNENVVLKMYEDMIADRCGCR; this is encoded by the exons ATGACGGTGATGACGAAAAGCGTCCCGTCCTACTCGCTAGTGCTGCTGTTCTTATTGACGTCTCTGAATGACGTTGACGCGTACCCGAGATCGGATCCGGCCGGGGACCGAGACGGACTCGGATTTGCGGACTTGTGGCCCTTCGCTCAGCTGGCGGAGGGAAACGACCTTGCACCCCGGCGTGAGGAGGTTCTGCAGAAGATGCAAGAG ATCCTCGGTATCCGGAGTCAGAGCGAGAATCTGGCGCATCGCAAGGTACCGCCGCAATTTATGATGGAGCTCTACAACACGATCGCCGATCCCAGCGGTGTCACGCGAGGCCGGAATCCCTACAACGCCAGGGTCGTGCGCAGTTTCGTCGAGCGGG ACACCTCCCTGTCGCAATTCTACTTCTTCAACATCTCGGGTCTGGAGATAAACGAATCGGTGCTGGAGGCCGAGCTGCATCTCTACCGGAAGAAAACGCCTTCGCGAAACGGGCGTCCATTGACGATCACTTCACCTTATTATCTG ATAAGAGTGTACCAAGTCCTGGACGATCGCAGCCTCGACGCGCCGGATCTTCACAGATTGCTGAACGTTCGTTACGTCGGCGCGCACGCTTCCGGCTGGCAG GTGTTCAACGTGAAAGAAGCAGTTCTCGGATGGGTGAGCGGCGAGCCGAATTTAGGCCTCCTGGTGACAGCCTCGAATCTGTTCGAGGACGAAGCGTCGGTGGAATTTTCGCGCCGGAACGATTATCATCACAGCAAGCAGCCGATATTGGTGCTCTTCGACGACGACAGTAGCGATCGTAGCCCCGCCGCGGATGTCGCGCCCCGGTATTACGCTTACGAGAAGCAGGACGACGAGGAGAATCCAAAGGACGAGCTCGCGTACGAGAAGAGCGCGAAGAGCGAGAAGATCGATCTGGAGAACGACTACGGGCGCGCGGAGCATTACAGAAGACACAAGAGGCAGCGGGACGGCGGTCAGTCCGAGGAGGTCCTGCTGACAGACAGACGCGAGTCGGAGTTCTTCCAACGGCAGAAGAGAAGGCGCGAGGGGGACGGGGAGGCCGCGCGTCACGACGATTCGCAGGGGCAGCGACGTCGTCGCGACGCCGCGTCGTCGCGGAAGCGCGCCGGCCGGATCGTGTCGGAGGATCGCACGAGATTCCCGCGGGTGCTCACGTCGATGGACGTCTACGAGAGGGCGATGCTGCGCGAAAAATTGGGCCAGACGGCGCGCGATCGATCGGGACGGCCGAGCGGCGCGCGGCAGCGTGATCGACTCGCGCGATCGGTGAGCAACGAAAACGCGACGGAGCAGAAGAACGCGACGCAGGAGTGCACGAGACACGAGCTCTACGTGGACTTCCGCGACATCGGGCTGTCGTCCTCCATAATCGCGCCGGCCGGCTACTCCGCTTATCAGTGCAAGGGCGTGTGCGAGCCGCCGCTCAGCCAGGATCAACGGCCGACGAATCACGCGACGATACAGGCGACCGTGCACAAGATGGGTCTGGTGAAGGGCGTCGGGAGACCGTGCTGCGTGCCGACCAAGCTGCTCAGCACCAGCATCCTGTTCTACGACGACAACGAGAACGTCGTGCTCAAGATGTACGAGGACATGATCGCGGACCGTTGCGGATGTCGTTAA